One stretch of Tribolium castaneum strain GA2 chromosome 5, icTriCast1.1, whole genome shotgun sequence DNA includes these proteins:
- the LOC658939 gene encoding uncharacterized protein LOC658939 encodes MFVTRLLSKTRPQNQCLYLLQNCVQRRLKSGKSTKTQPPDTSQSTTKTPLGEMSSKYQIFRDEDSEVILDIYEDRSKYANPVNAIEEEEPDPFVGLNLERGVNGVYNIEDLIEVLHSENAEDIFVAAVPKEIQYVEYICVVTGKSHKHMKAIAQFVRMIYKKKMHKTDLIPKLEGENSKDWLALDLGNIALHIFSREARTVYDLDSLWALGAKYDPECNKQDPVAEMLEKHSVYLEDLHPAR; translated from the exons atgTTTGTGACACGACTTTTAAGCAAAACGCGGCCGCAAAATCAGTGTCtctatttattacaaaactgTGTCCAGCGGAGACTGAAATCTGGCAAAAGTACAAAAACCCAACCCCCAGACACATCCCAAAGTACAACAAAGACACCTCTTGGCGAAATGAGCTCAAAATACCAGATTTTTCGAGATGAAGACTCCGAAGTCATACTCGATATTTACGAGGACCGGAGTAAATACGCAAATCCGGTGAATGCGATTGAAGAGGAGGAACCTGACCCTTTTGTGGGCCTTAATTTAGAGA GAGGTGTCAATGGTGTTTATAATATTGAAGACTTGATCGAAGTGCTTCACTCTGAAAATGCTGAAGACATTTTTGTGGCTGCGGTGCCTAAAGAAATTCAGTATGTTGAGTACATTTGCGTTGTTACTGGAAAGTCACACAAACatatgaaggcaattgctcaGTTTGTTAGGAtgatttataagaaaaaaatgcacaaaactGATCTTATCCCTAAGCTTGAAGGCGAAAATTCAAAGGATTGGTTAGCTTTAGATTTag GAAATATAGCCCTTCACATATTTTCGCGCGAAGCTAGGACTGTATATGATTTAGATTCCTTATGGGCCCTGGGAGCGAAATATGACCCGGAATGTAATAAACAAGATCCTGTAGCggaaatgttggaaaaacatTCGGTTTACTTGGAAGACTTACATCCTGCCAGATAA
- the LOC103313092 gene encoding uncharacterized protein LOC103313092 → MSVNKGKVHLRKTFLNYELTPRQDVIINYFIPSVCSFLLYVFLFASDCAVVFRHYKDNDPIWASVTLFIIYFPSLCSYIVLTSSWELWPEMEGCGCDNFLWWLIKTLEHLLFPIWAVWRYAERIFWSIEGMRSDDEKYISEAIETVTAPRSIELYFFFQAFLQSLPQMLLHINIVMRQTQDTNKQTTDAEILSFAFNLAKLSATVAFYHRFKTQKLAGKQYPWFKAYKKPGIDQVDSLLKPAPVEPQTKNIEDPVISESRRSSGSYMEPSTGPLNDLKEVPGTLRETSVIDGPLRKLYQETSEPDFNVKRVAEIKGLPEDDLAGKLVAFCWWSCFLLVRILAISAFFFFYPDATIWLLFAHFLIVIAFLIYDVKSDEVKRAKALFFVFIGLIYIFCIIEFKIKFKKTKFMYYGYFSLVFLQNFAMCLVWWTHNVEDMESDFWFRYIFYIVVVGSIISVMSMILYLNINKPEKIVVAKRIL, encoded by the exons atgagtGTTAACAAAGGAAAGGTTCACTTAAGGAAAACGTTTCTAAATTACGAACTCACGCCAAGACAGGAcgttataataaattatttcattccTTCAGTTTGTTCTTTCCTActgtatgtttttttgtttgcaaGTGACTGTGCTGTGGTGTTCAGACACTACAAGGATAATGATCCCATATGGGCCTCCgtcactttatttattatttattttccctcACTTTGTTCATACATTGTGCTAACATCATCATGGGAATTGTGGCCCGAAATGGAAGGCTGTGGGTGTGATAATTTCTTGTGGTGGTTGATTAAAACTTTGGAACATTTATTATTCCCAATCTGGGCTGTCTggag ATACGCCGAACGAATTTTCTGGTCAATTGAAGGAATGCGTTCAGATGATGAAAAATACATTTCCGAAGCAATAGAAACAGTCACAGCACCACGCTCCATCGaattgtatttctttttccaaGCTTTTTTACAATCATTGCCGCAAATGTTACTCCACATAAACATAGTAATGAGACAAACTCAAGACACGAATAAACAAACCA CCGATGCCGAAATCTTAAGTTTTGCGTTTAATCTGGCCAAATTATCAGCAACTGTGGCGTTTTACCACCGATTCAAGACCCAAAAGTTGGCGGGAAAGCAGTACCCTTGGTTTAAAGCTTACAAGAAGCCTGGCATTGATCAAGTCGATTCACTTTTAAAACCTGCTCCTGTAGAACCCCAAACGAAAAATATCGAAGACCCTGTTATATCAGAAAGTCGACGGAGCAGCGGTTCTTACATGGAGCCTTCAACAGGACCGTTAAATGATCTGAAAGAAGTCCCCGGAACCCTTAGAGAAACTTCAGTCATTGATGGCCCCCTACGCAAATTATACCAAGAAACTTCGGAACCAGATTTTAACGTTAAACGCGTTGCAGAAATCAAGGGACTCCCCGAAGATGATTTAGCGGGAAAACTTGTGGCGTTTTGTTGGTGGTCGTGTTTCTTGCTAGTGAGAATCTTAGCGATCTCtgctttctttttcttttatccTGATGCTACAATTTGGTTGCTGTTCGCACATTTTCTGATAGTcattgcttttttaatttatgatgTCAAAAGTGATGAAGTTAAAAGAGccaaagctttattttttgtctttatagggcttatttacattttttgtattatcgAGTTTAAAATCAAGTTCAAGAAGACGAAATTTATGTATTATGGTTATTTCTCGTTGgtctttcttcaaaatttcgcCATGTGTCTCGTGTGGTGGACGCATAACGTTGAAGATATGGAGAGCGATTTTTGGTTCAGATATATCTTTTACATTGTTGTTGTTGGCTCCATTATCAGCGTTATGTCCATGATAttgtatttaaatataaataaaccaGAGAAAATTGTGGTTGCTAAAAGAATCTTATAA
- the RpL17 gene encoding large ribosomal subunit protein uL22, with product MGRYAREPDNAAKSCKARGSNLRVHFKNTCETANAIKKMPLKRAVAYLKNVLAQKECVPFRKFNGGVGRCAQAKQWGTTQGRWPKKSAEFLLQLLRNAESNADYSGLDVDRLVVEHIQVNRAACLRRRTYRAHGRINPYMSSPCHIELWLTEGESVAEPPKKVGKKKTVEKSKKSKAAAAAH from the coding sequence atggGTCGTTACGCACGGGAACCGGACAATGCGGCTAAATCCTGCAAAGCACGTGGCTCTAACCTGCGAGTTCACTTCAAAAACACTTGTGAAACCGCCAATGCCATCAAGAAGATGCCCCTGAAGCGCGCTGTGGCCTACTTGAAGAACGTTTTGGCGCAGAAAGAGTGTGTCCCCTTCAGGAAGTTCAACGGGGGTGTGGGCAGATGCGCCCAAGCCAAGCAGTGGGGCACAACACAGGGCCGCTGGCCGAAGAAATCGGCCGAGTTTTTGCTCCAGTTGTTGAGGAATGCCGAGAGTAACGCCGATTACAGCGGTCTTGATGTTGATAGGCTTGTTGTGGAGCATATCCAAGTCAATCGTGCCGCTTGTTTGAGGCGCAGGACGTACAGGGCACACGGTAGGATTAATCCCTATATGTCGTCCCCGTGCCACATTGAGTTGTGGTTGACTGAGGGAGAGAGTGTCGCTGAACCGCCAAAGAAAGTGGGCAAGAAGAAGACAGTGGAGAAGTCGAAAAAGAGCAAAGCGGCAGCGGCTgctcattaa